The Mycolicibacterium flavescens genomic interval CGTGGCCGACGCGGCCAGTTCTGCGGGCAGACCGTGGGCCTCCGGCCCGAACAACCACGCCGTCGGCTCGACCAGTGCGGCCTCCAGAGCGGGACTGTCCAATGACATCTCGCCGTCGATGGTCGTCGCCAACACCTGCAGGCCGGTGCCGGCGAGCTCCGACACCGCCGAACCGGGATCGTCCTCGGTGACAACGGGAATCGAGAAAATGCTGCCCGCGGACGCGCGCAGGCACTTGCCGTTGTAGGGGTCCACGCTGTGCCCGGCGAACACGACGGCGTCCGCCCGCATCGCGTCGGCGATCCGAATCAGGGTGCCCGCGTTGCCCGGTTCGGAGATCTCGACCGCGACGGCAACCAGCCGCGGCGAGGCGGCCAAGACCTCGCCCAGCGACGTCTCCGGTGTCGCGCACACGGCGACCAGGCCGACCGGAGTCACCGTCTCCGACAACGCTTTGGCGGCGCGTTCTGTCACCAGGTGCACCGGGACATCGGCCAGCATCGCACCGAATCGGTGTGCGGCGTCCTCGGTGGCGAACACCTCGGAAACGAGTCCGCGCCGCAACGCCGCCTCGACGAGGTTGGGACCCTCGGCGAGGAAGCGTGCGGC includes:
- the trmH_1 gene encoding rRNA methylase; amino-acid sequence: MVAAVKLHRHVGRRRAARFLAEGPNLVEAALRRGLVSEVFATEDAAHRFGAMLADVPVHLVTERAAKALSETVTPVGLVAVCATPETSLGEVLAASPRLVAVAVEISEPGNAGTLIRIADAMRADAVVFAGHSVDPYNGKCLRASAGSIFSIPVVTEDDPGSAVSELAGTGLQVLATTIDGEMSLDSPALEAALVEPTAWLFGPEAHGLPAELAASATHRVHIPMPGAAESLNVAAAAAICLYQSARAHRRS